In one Mucilaginibacter ginsenosidivorax genomic region, the following are encoded:
- a CDS encoding LutC/YkgG family protein has protein sequence MSSRENILAAVKANQFSQADLPCLEVLSTLTATNDNLVEKYKTIGSAGGSFIYEVADYAAIQNILHKEFKPSVKIISGIKEMNEYTYVADVKHELSHSFADVELCILWSGLGVAENGALWLTEEDMTVRVLPFIAQHLAVVISKTNLVPTMAQAYEKIGNATYGYGAFISGPSKTADIEQSLVIGAHGPRSLSVFILP, from the coding sequence ATGAGCAGTCGCGAAAACATATTAGCAGCCGTAAAAGCCAACCAGTTTAGCCAGGCAGATTTACCCTGCCTTGAGGTTTTAAGCACCCTGACGGCCACCAACGACAACCTGGTTGAAAAATACAAAACCATCGGCAGTGCCGGGGGCAGTTTTATATACGAAGTGGCCGACTATGCGGCCATCCAGAACATCCTTCACAAAGAGTTTAAACCCAGTGTAAAAATCATATCAGGCATTAAGGAAATGAATGAATACACCTATGTTGCCGATGTAAAACACGAATTATCCCACAGCTTTGCCGATGTGGAGTTATGCATTCTTTGGTCGGGCCTTGGCGTTGCAGAAAACGGGGCTTTATGGCTCACAGAAGAGGATATGACCGTAAGGGTGCTACCCTTTATTGCCCAGCACCTGGCCGTAGTAATCAGTAAAACCAATTTGGTGCCTACCATGGCCCAGGCTTATGAAAAAATTGGCAACGCAACGTATGGCTATGGTGCATTTATCTCCGGCCCATCAAAAACAGCCGATATTGAACAATCGTTGGTTATTGGCGCCCACGGTCCACGCAGCCTGTCGGTTTTTATACTTCCTTAG